The genomic stretch TCATGATCTGCTAACATAAGTTGTTCAACAGCTTTATGGTTCACGTTTCCTGGTTTTGTATCACATTGTTCTGCTAACTCCCTCATGAAAGGTGCATTACTTTTCCACTTCTCTCTGCAGTAAGTAATGTCACATCTTGGAAATCCATATACAAGCTCAACATCCTCTTCTGTGATATGAATTTTTTTCCCATTATAAAGCTTTATCTTACACTTTTCTTCATCAAAGCTCTTCAACAAAGAAAATGCTAATATACTAGGAATGTACTCAATTCTGTAATGCAAGACACTCTCAAAACCCATCTCCTTCACAGAATTAATCTGTGCCTCATTCAATTGGCTTATTGCAACAACAAAAAACAAAGGCTTCCTTTTCACTAGAAGCCTTTGAGATACCTTTTCAGCAATCTGACTCTATTTTTCATCCTCTatacttttcttttgttttttctcaacaatcattAACTCTTTCTGAGATACCGAGGTACTCCTTTTTGGCTTTGATTGTTTTCTGGTTTaaaatgaaacacaataaatcTATATCAATAATAAGTTCGGGCATTAAGTATACTATGTTAATAAATCCaaaatgaaacacaataaatcTATATCAATAACTCTTTCTGGTTCAATCTACAGCCATCCTAACAGCCATTCAAACAAACCCTTAACTGGTTATTATAGCTATGTCTATAGCTATGTCAATAGGTATTGTATGAAATGATCCTTAACTATGTCAATAACTattatagctatgtcaatagcCATGTCAAACAAATCATATACTCTGTTGAAACAAGCATATACTCTATGTCAATAACTATTGTATGaaatgaaacacaataaatcTATATCAATAACTCTTTCTGGTTCAATATACAGTCATCCTAGCAGATATTCAAACAAGCATATACTGTTattatagctatgtcaatagctattgtatgaaatgtcaataatcttaaaaatttaaacaaatccttAACTGGAAGGTGATGCTTCCAATTGCGATTCTACCATggctaatcaacaaaaaaattcagCAGAAATCAAATTCATAAGAAAACAAATTCAGATTTGttttaatacactaaaatcgaagcaatatacttaaaatttgaatcaattGCTGAACCTGAAGAAGTCGGAACCACCGCTGATGTGGAACGCCGATTCTCTTGATCGGTGCTTCAACCGATTCAGCTACAATCGGCGCTTCAACTGATTCAGCTACAATCGGCGCTTCAGCCTATTCTCTTCGAATTTGGTCTTCAATCGTCATTGTAGAAATTTATGTTTGAAGGTTTAcgatttgaattttgaagatCAGCAAATTTGTGTTTGCACAATTGTATGAATTATATGAAGATCAGAAGATATTTTAGCGAGAGTTTTAGAGAGGGTTTTAGAAAAtgatttcaaatctaattttattttttttcgccatttgattaatgaaatgacactttTACCCTcatgttgacataatgtgatagctgttgacatttagttaatcttgttgattagtggctgatattgcatctcatttctcaatttagctaaataatctcagcctaacatgaccctatatatatgcATAGAGGGTCTTATTAAGTGGACAACTATCTTAAACTAATAACTATGTCCACAACTTACGTTATGGATGCTAACACGAAGACATTTAATGTTAACTAAATGTAGTTGACATACTTATGTCTTTTGTTGACATGTAAATATAGATGTCAATAAAAGACATGGTTGTTGACATGATTGTCAGTTATCAATTGAAGAAAGTTGTCAACTGATcatatccctatatatatatataataggaTATGGTCGTGGGAGGCACAGACACGACCTCCAGCACGGTGGAGTTTGCTATGGCAGAGATGATGAAGAAGCCCAAGGTGATGCACAAGGCGCAACGGGAGGTGGATGCCGTGGTAGGCAAGAATCGGGCGGTGGAGGAATCCGACACCAACAAATTGCCATACCTAAACACGGTGATGAAGGAGGTTCTGTGGTTGCATCCGGCGCTTCCACTCATGGTGCCACGTTGCCCGAGTAAGCCCTGCATCGTTGCGGGGTACATAGTCCCAAAAGGCGCCCACACGTTTGTGAACGTGTGGGCGATACATAGGGACCCCGAAAATTGGACTAGTCCAAATGAATTCATCCCCGAGAGGTTCTTGAATGGCGAGGGTGATTTTAGTAATGACTTCAGATACTTGCCTTTCGGAGAAGCTGCGCTGGAGTGGCAATGGCAGAGAGGGTTGTTATGTATGCTCTAGCTTCACTTGTGCATAGTTTTAGGTGGGAAGTGTGTGAGGGGGAGAGTTTGGATCTTTCAGAAAAGTTTGGGATAGTGTTGAAAAAGATGGTGCCTCTTGTTGTTGTCCCTTTGCCAAGATTATCGCATCATCAGGCTTATGAGTAGGTTTACTGGTAATTAATAATCTTTGTAATTTCAAGATTTGTTGTTTGAGTAGATAATGTTGTGTTTCATTTTCATCAATTATTTGGCATCAAGATAATGTTGCCCCTTGTAACCTTGTTGCTGTTTGAGGAGATAATATTGTGTTTCATAGATCAAATAAtggaaatatagaaatatactccctccgtttcattataataggagtcacatttggtgtgagcacagattttaagaaatgtaaaaaataatggTTTGTAAAACTTAGTTAGAATATTAGATCaattttttataatgtttttttataatagaatatgagtgaAGTGACTTAATGTAATGTGAGACTTATTTACCATTTGTGGTAAAAatgtgaaatgtgactcttattgtaggacAAAGTGAGTATTAATTAAGTATAGTgtattgacatccctaattgaCATATATTGCGGGGTGATACTACGTTTCACAATTCTGATAAATGAAGTTTGAAACTAaagtaatttaaattatttaatactcgTAGTACAAAATAACTTAAATATAGtattccttccgtcccactcaagatggacacattcttgagtggcacaggattttaggaagtgttgttaggtggaataaatTAGATAGAGaaaatgtagttgaatattttaatgaggataGAGGATGTTATATCTAAAATTGGAAAGttgtcatcttgattgggataaataaaaaaggaaagatgGTCGTCTtgaatggaacggagggagtacgagTACTTCTCATTGATAATAGtccaattataattttaaatatggtTGATATAATCATATATATGCATACTCATGCATGCATTGATGGAGTAACTGATATTGAACcgacattttattttatgaatatagTTTGAGATTAAATCAAAATTGATTttatacattttattttatgaatatagTTTGAGATTAAATcaaaattgattttatattgTTATTTAGTACTTACTCACTCTGTTTTCTAAAATTAGGAACTTACcgacattttattttatgaatatagTTTGAGATTAAATcaaaattgattttatattgttatttagtacttactccctccgtttcctaAAATTCGTTTCCTAAAATTAGGAACTTTTGAAACAACGCATAGTACAAAATTAGAAGAAGGATCTCACCTCATCAAGAGAAAAAATGTTTTCTAAGAtgaaaaatttctatttttaggaaatgaaTAAAAATGTAAAGATTTTTATTAAGTATTTAGAAAATGAATGACCTGCTATCAGTTTGGCCATTTGAGATAGATATATTCGGTACCTTAAACATACATAAATCTGATAATGATGATCATTAGGCAGATCAGCTTCTCTACAAGAGAATTATTTCAACATCTCAAGGAATTATTCCACTCCTATACAAATTATCTCCACCTTCTGCCTGTGAATAGTTTGAAGATGCTGGAGCAACCCCTTGATGATCCCTTGCTTGAGATGCCATATTCACCTTTGCATTCCAATACCAAGGCTGAAGTTTCGAACACGAAACCAACGGTGAACACGAAGACGGATGCAGCATCACCGACCCCCAATCCCTCTCTCCAACCTCAGCTTCTCCTATCCTTCTCCGCACCAGCAGCCTCCCGACATCTTCCCTCTTCATCTCTGATATGCTCCGGAGTATAGCCATGCCTAAGAGAAGCACGAGGACTGCATCTTCCTCGGGCTGCACCTCCACCACAAGAAGTTTCCAGTTGAGAAGAGCAGTGGCTTTCCCGGATGGGATCTCCTCCGAGTACCTAACCACGGTCACGTACTCACCTTCCTCTGACCGAACATCTTGTTCCATTTGTTCATTCTTCGTGTCTGCCTTCGCTTCTTCTTGTGTTTCTTGGCCGGACTTCTTGACTTCGTATTGCATATGTCTACCTTGCAACAGCTTTACCTGCAATTGTTATCGTTGGATCACGTTGTATCATGTATCTATGAGCGCTTTTCTAGTAGTGCGGGGTTCTGATCTTACCATTGGTTCAGAAGACGTCTCGCTTTGCAGATCAAATCTCAATCCTGAGACAGATTTTGATGAATCCCATTGTATCACAAGTTCAATTCCGGATGAGAGTTTCCATGAAGCTTGGAGCTCTTCTTTCGGAGCTTTTGGTGTAGCCGTACCAACCAATTTCTCTGCTCTAGATGGTACCACGAAAACAGACACATAAAAATTGATAAACACGAGCAATACAGATAGGCAACGGTCATTTTGTCAAAGAATGTTTGAACTGTTATTGAAGCCTTGAAGAACGAGTGCATACCAGGTGATCTACCGATTGAACCAGAGCCGATAACATAAGACCAAGAGCCCTCGAATATTTGTATAATGCGATCTTCCCATTTCACAGCCTTAGGAGCTTCGCCACCTCTTCGGTAAAACCCCCCTCCGACTCTGTTGTGCAAATGTAAGATATCAATATCCAATTCATTGTAACATACGTTTTTCAACGAACATGCATGCATATCCTACCTCATTCGAATAACAAAACACTCTCTACCTCCATGATCCAGAACAGTACGAGACAACCATCTCCCCTCCTGCGGTCGGTACTGATTCATCTTCAGAATTACATCCGATATCATCGCACCTGAATCATCTGTCACCCGGTCAGGCACGCATTTCAGGAAGTAAGGTGCTTGCACAGGTGGAGTTATTGAAGTAACGACCCTTGCTCTGTCATCGATTCCTTTCTCTGATGCGAGAGAGGGTGCACGTAGCAAGTCATTCCAAGAAAACAATTTGCTATCTAGCAGAGTGCTGCCTCTAGAACAGAAGCCTCCATGGTGACGCAGATCAAGTATTAGTCCTTTGGTCCCGAATTCACAGTAGAGATGCCACGCCTTCTGCCAGGTTTCTGGCATGAAATGTGATATTGGTTTGTCCATTTTCAGCTCCCTGTGACACTTTGCAGTTCGAAGACGAAGGAAATCCCGAGAAGGGTTTCTTTTCACTTGCTTGGTGTTTGAGATTAGTTTTACTGCTATGCACACCTGCAATCACCGATGATTTGTTTAAGCATTTATATTCATTCACTAATTCACTAATCTCATAAATTAGTTTAAAATCTGCTTTATTCAAGCTAGCTTTGGCAAAGATGATTAGTTTAAAGCAACTTTTGCTTCCTAATAAACAACGTTGGCAAATTGAAATGGATAGAACTAATAATGAACAAACCTCGAACAAGAACCTCGGCACCAAagacttgtattttgtgttgacATCAGTATTTGTTACATCCCAGTAAAAAGGGGGTTCAACAATAGGCCTTGTGATGGCTGCACCACCTGCTTTTTCGTATGGCTGATCAAAAGTTTTCTCCCACAACATCTTTGTTTCTTCCATGTCTTCTTCTTTCATAGCGTCCCCTACCCCGACTATCTTCCACACATCTCCCTCCAACTCCTTAAAGTCTACTGCATATACCGTTGGATAGCTCTAGTAAATCCAAGTAAAATATATCTTCCATCATTATATTTCTCAAGAATAACCATAACACATATATCTTCATACACATTGCGCAATGTATAGAAAGGAAAACATGACAATTAGGCAACGAAAAACAACACAAGATGAGAATGAGATGCCATTCAAAAGTTTGGATTGCAATTTCAGTTTCTAGTCACACGACACGCCAAAAAATCTCTGTCTATCCAAGTACTTAGTTTGTTATATAGTTTTCTCGTAGAATTATGTAACACATAATAAAAGCCATGCAGTCTACAAAGTTTCCCTATTATTCCTACAACACAAAGCGAATCACGCATATGTGGAAAGACAACAAAACAGAGAGGCAACATGGGCAAAATGCTACTCCCTGAATAAGCTCCATGTGCTTCTCCCTTATTAACATTAAAAGACTCAACCTTGCAGCAATGAATCTATGCCATCAATATCACATTCAAAAAAGCATTTCTATATCCATAGCAACTACACAAAGTAATGGCTTTCTACTCTACTTAGCTCCAAAATGAACAAATATCAAGTTGAAGAAAGGAACCTGATGAGTAAGCCACATTAGGTAAACATCTGAGGTGGGCACAATGCAAGAACATTCATCACCAAACCTATGAACCATGTAGATAAAACCTCTGTATCTCTGCCTGGCTGCCACTAAATACACCATCTCACTATGGTAGGGCTCGGCATACATCCTACAAAGACTACTACATCTTGACACTTGATCCAACAAATCCTCACTGATAGAAGAGGAGTAATTTTCAACATTGTCATCGCCATCGGCCTCGTTTTCGAAGGGCTCCGAATGGAACTTGTGCTCCCAGATTTTCCTGCATCTCTCCAATGCATAATCCTCATTTTCCTCATCAAAAATATTTGGTTTTCCTATGAGTTTTGAGAATCTTGAGTGGCAGTAATCTCTGTAGTTGGCCTAACACAGTTTACATCAATTacctattaaaaaaattatctttttCGCAAAAGGGGAAAAAATTGTAGCTAGTGAATCAACATTAATTACCCAATTAAGCGTGTGGCAGAACCAAACCCATTCAACATCAAGAGGTGGAAGAAGCATTGGAGGCTTCGAGCCCGTTGTGAGATCAGCAATTAATGGCATCCATATCTCATCGTACCTGCAAGAAAAAAACAAGAATCGCATCAACTCCAACCCCTAAAAGTCCACAATAAATGAAGAGAAAATCAAGAATGCTAAAAATTCAATCTTCTTCACAAAACTGGCCTTCCAATAGCTTccaaaatattagtagtatttttatattaaagtAACATAATTAACACCTAAAAATCCACAAAAACGAAGAGAAACATCAAGAAAACTGGCCTTCTAACAGCTTCCAAAATGGTGGGTTTGTGATTATGCCAGGGAGAATCGGAGACCGATCTAAAAAGGGCGATATTTCTTCTAGCAGCAGCAACAAGATCGACGGTGAAGTGAACAGTTTCCCCCTCTGATATCTCACTGAGAGTTCTCATCGAAGCAGCGCCCTCTGAAGCTGACATTTTTTTAATCACGAGCTTCAGACAGGAGTTGAAATAATGGAGTCCGAGGTTATTTAAGTTTTGATTCGTGAGAGACTTGAGTCGaggaacatttttttattagtgcTATTATTAATAGTGGCATGGGTAGCTGTTGGAGTGGGTGATGTCGACGGCAGGATTAAAGTAGTTGATACATGGTGTAGGGACCGGATCCCCTGTTATGGTGAAAACACAGCAGGGCAGCTGTGCCAATAATAAGATGCCGTTTTGTTCaactttcacaaattttattattcaaacATGATTCAGTACTAACTAATTCATAAATAAATGATTTATATTGAAACAATTAATTAGTATTCAAATATTCCACCGTCCATACAGCAGCCTCCTCCTCatcaaataaaacaattctttAATAATTTGCTACatactactccttccgttccataaTAATGGAGGTGCTTCTTTTCGCCACGAAAATTATGTTAGGTGAattaagtaaaatgagaataaagtgaaaaatgaaaaaggtaaagAGATGAACAGAGAATAAAgcaagagagagtaaagtagatgtAAAAAAATGTGATACTTTTACTTAAAAAGgtaaatgactctattactatggaacgtaccaaaatagtaaaataactTTATTATGAGTATTGTTTTTCCATAAGGAATGTTTATTAACTTTCAATTATAGCTAATCgtattattaaatatattaacttTCAATTATAGCTAACCGTATGATTATATGATGTATTATAATTGATAACTCTGCTACATATTAGCTATaactataaatttaaataataatttattgatattatattaatttgtcATAATATTAAATAGTTAAGTGGAGTAAAATTTAAAGGATCCTGATGCaactgaattaaaaaaattgaaattctaattagtaaaataaacaTTCCGTAGGTATTTAGCAAATTATTAAAGAACTGTTTTATTTCATGAGGAGGAGGCTGCAGGTATGGACGGTTGAATATTTGCATACTAATTAATTGTTTCAATATAAATCACTTATTTATGGATTACATAGTACTGAATCAAGTTTGAATAATAAAGTTTGTGAAAGTTGAACAAAACGACGTCGTATTATTGGCATAGCTGCCCCTGTTGTGTTTTCACCACAGCATGGGATCCACTCCCAGAGAACTATGTTGGGAAACTAATGGTTTTCTTTAAATCCAATGGTTTCCTCAAATCCAATGGTTTTCTCTATCATCAAAATTTGTGTAATGGATTTAAAAGAGAACAATATAAAAAGGATATTGGtttctaaaattataaattttggtaAAAAGAGGTGGAATCgattactaatttttttaagttattAACTCTATTAATTTATAATGCAGTGTATtataaatgtcaacacattaacgttaaaatgttaacacataattttgtagccattattgtttatattttaagttgctaactctgttAACTCATcgcaatatattaaaaataaatataaacagataacaaaataatggcaacaaaaaatgtcaacacagtttcaacacaacatcagttgttgacattttttgttgttattttgtcatctgttggcattctaacggtccagattataatttggaatttaatacaatatttagattttgcatttgatcacatctcATTAAATTAATTTGGTTTTCTACGTAACTTTTTATCCTACTTTTTTTAGCTTAAAAGTGATTTAAAGCAGTAGAAAGGTTAATAATGCTCGAGGTCAAAGGTCTCGGGTTCGAGTCCTCTGTGACGCGGCCTTTAAATTTTTGTTCATTTAACCATAAAAAAaggttatttaaaatatttaaaatgtatCACGGTTGCCaacgtaaaataagattttgataaaaatatcttatttgagttagtttggaaaatatcaaataaagtactagggatgtcaatttagcccgcaacccgtgggttggcccgaatagccggccaaatttatagggttagggctgaaaatttccaacccgataaaattacaacccgattaacccgcacctaattaacccgcaacccgttaggaccaaacccgaaaacccgataaaatttctatttttctatttgtttgactctaattcgacacttcattgattattttataatatagattactgaaaaaataactttccattttatatattaaatatataaattatatattatgtttttattaatataataatagataaatgaattagaaacttcaaattcactaaaaatatatttaaatttctaaacatgctttaaaatttcttgatgtttatgttttattttgcataaatctcaaatattagtatttgatcatgtttatgtttgagtttaagcatatatctcaaatttatcataattaaatattttacattttataaatataactaattttcatcattatttattggattgatcgcatgttaattttatcggtagcaacccgatggGATAGCCCAGAAcacgagcttttagggttagggttgaacttttataacccggaaaaatcacaa from Salvia splendens isolate huo1 chromosome 4, SspV2, whole genome shotgun sequence encodes the following:
- the LOC121799035 gene encoding glycine-rich domain-containing protein 1-like isoform X2 — encoded protein: MLNGFGSATRLIGDYCHSRFSKLIGKPNIFDEENEDYALERCRKIWEHKFHSEPFENEADGDDNVENYSSSISEDLLDQVSRCSSLCRMYAEPYHSEMVYLVAARQRYRGFIYMVHRFGDECSCIVPTSDVYLMWLTHQSYPTVYAVDFKELEGDVWKIVGVGDAMKEEDMEETKMLWEKTFDQPYEKAGGAAITRPIVEPPFYWDVTNTDVNTKYKSLVPRFLFEVCIAVKLISNTKQVKRNPSRDFLRLRTAKCHRELKMDKPISHFMPETWQKAWHLYCEFGTKGLILDLRHHGGFCSRGSTLLDSKLFSWNDLLRAPSLASEKGIDDRARVVTSITPPVQAPYFLKCVPDRVTDDSGAMISDVILKMNQYRPQEGRWLSRTVLDHGGRECFVIRMRVGGGFYRRGGEAPKAVKWEDRIIQIFEGSWSYVIGSGSIGRSPEKLVGTATPKAPKEELQASWKLSSGIELVIQWDSSKSVSGLRFDLQSETSSEPMVKLLQGRHMQYEVKKSGQETQEEAKADTKNEQMEQDVRSEEGEYVTVVRYSEEIPSGKATALLNWKLLVVEVQPEEDAVLVLLLGMAILRSISEMKREDVGRLLVRRRIGEAEVGERDWGSVMLHPSSCSPLVSCSKLQPWYWNAKVNMASQARDHQGVAPASSNYSQAEGGDNLYRSGIIP
- the LOC121799035 gene encoding glycine-rich domain-containing protein 1-like isoform X1 — protein: MSASEGAASMRTLSEISEGETVHFTVDLVAAARRNIALFRSVSDSPWHNHKPTILEAVRRYDEIWMPLIADLTTGSKPPMLLPPLDVEWVWFCHTLNWANYRDYCHSRFSKLIGKPNIFDEENEDYALERCRKIWEHKFHSEPFENEADGDDNVENYSSSISEDLLDQVSRCSSLCRMYAEPYHSEMVYLVAARQRYRGFIYMVHRFGDECSCIVPTSDVYLMWLTHQSYPTVYAVDFKELEGDVWKIVGVGDAMKEEDMEETKMLWEKTFDQPYEKAGGAAITRPIVEPPFYWDVTNTDVNTKYKSLVPRFLFEVCIAVKLISNTKQVKRNPSRDFLRLRTAKCHRELKMDKPISHFMPETWQKAWHLYCEFGTKGLILDLRHHGGFCSRGSTLLDSKLFSWNDLLRAPSLASEKGIDDRARVVTSITPPVQAPYFLKCVPDRVTDDSGAMISDVILKMNQYRPQEGRWLSRTVLDHGGRECFVIRMRVGGGFYRRGGEAPKAVKWEDRIIQIFEGSWSYVIGSGSIGRSPEKLVGTATPKAPKEELQASWKLSSGIELVIQWDSSKSVSGLRFDLQSETSSEPMVKLLQGRHMQYEVKKSGQETQEEAKADTKNEQMEQDVRSEEGEYVTVVRYSEEIPSGKATALLNWKLLVVEVQPEEDAVLVLLLGMAILRSISEMKREDVGRLLVRRRIGEAEVGERDWGSVMLHPSSCSPLVSCSKLQPWYWNAKVNMASQARDHQGVAPASSNYSQAEGGDNLYRSGIIP